From one Labeo rohita strain BAU-BD-2019 unplaced genomic scaffold, IGBB_LRoh.1.0 scaffold_66, whole genome shotgun sequence genomic stretch:
- the LOC127161516 gene encoding nucleoside diphosphate kinase, whose translation MAAKTERTFIAVKPDGVQRGLIGEVMKRFEQKGFKLVAMKFLQASEDLLKQHYIDLKDRPFYPGLVKYMSSGPVAAMVWEGLNVVKTGRVMLGETNPADSKPGTIRGDFCIEVGRNIIHGSDSVDSANKEINLWFKPEELVTYKSCAQDWIYE comes from the exons ATGGCTGCCAAAACAGAGCGCACCTTCATTGCCGTCAAACCCGACGGTGTCCAGAGAGGCCTGATCGGAGAAGTCATGAAGCGCTTCGAACAGAAGGGTTTCAAGCTGGTGGCCATGAAGTTTCTGCAG GCGTCTGAGGACTTGCTGAAGCAGCACTACATTGACCTGAAGGACCGGCCTTTCTATCCCGGACTGGTCAAGTACATGAGCTCTGGGCCGGTCGCCGCAATG GTGTGGGAGGGTCTGAATGTTGTGAAGACGGGAAGGGTGATGCTCGGAGAGACCAATCCTGCCGACTCCAAACCCGGCACCATCAGAGGTGATTTCTGCATTGAAGTGGGCAG gaACATCATCCATGGTAGTGACTCCGTTGACAGTGCAAATAAAGAGATCAACTTGTGGTTCAAGCCTGAGGAGCTGGTGACTTACAAGAGCTGTGCACAAGACTGGATCTATGAGTAA